In a single window of the Pseudobacteriovorax antillogorgiicola genome:
- a CDS encoding transaldolase family protein, protein MSALESLVKSGTKLWLDSIDPDLVLSNKEKGATGATSNPIIVSDIIKTGRYDDEIRRLKGEGRDAHDVAWTLTNQLVSQAEEVFMPVFEATQGNDGYVSFEVDPLLEDLELAPPHDERVQKYVSLAKQWAKGHPNRLIKVPATPAGIGSLEDMVAAGVNVNVTLIFSEDQYKDARDAVWRGAQKRDSLVNFKSVFSIFVSRLDVYTDKKVTELSADAQGMAGILNAKRVWKMNQEFWADKKTPLQQEMIFASTGTKKPEDPKWKYVAAFAGSDIETNPPATNDAVEASGKTFVREIDKFPSDAVVQEIDSKVDWKDLEKTLMDEGLSKFAEPQKALLKLIESI, encoded by the coding sequence ACTAAGCTTTGGCTTGATTCCATCGATCCGGACTTGGTTCTCAGCAACAAAGAGAAGGGAGCTACCGGAGCTACATCAAACCCCATCATCGTATCAGATATAATCAAGACCGGTCGTTACGACGATGAGATCCGTAGGCTCAAAGGTGAAGGCAGAGATGCCCACGATGTGGCATGGACTTTGACCAACCAGCTGGTGAGTCAAGCTGAAGAAGTTTTTATGCCCGTTTTTGAAGCCACACAAGGTAATGACGGCTACGTTAGCTTCGAGGTAGACCCCTTGTTGGAAGACTTAGAACTGGCACCCCCCCACGACGAGCGCGTCCAGAAATACGTCAGCTTAGCGAAGCAGTGGGCCAAAGGCCACCCGAACAGATTGATCAAGGTTCCCGCCACACCAGCTGGTATCGGTTCCCTGGAGGACATGGTTGCTGCAGGTGTCAATGTCAATGTCACACTGATTTTTAGTGAAGACCAGTATAAAGACGCACGTGACGCAGTTTGGCGTGGAGCTCAAAAACGGGATAGCCTCGTCAACTTCAAAAGTGTTTTCAGCATCTTCGTATCGCGGCTTGATGTTTACACTGACAAGAAAGTTACCGAGCTTAGCGCAGATGCCCAAGGCATGGCCGGGATTCTTAACGCCAAAAGAGTCTGGAAGATGAATCAGGAATTCTGGGCTGACAAAAAAACTCCTCTCCAGCAAGAGATGATCTTTGCCAGTACTGGTACCAAGAAGCCTGAGGACCCCAAGTGGAAGTACGTGGCTGCTTTTGCGGGAAGTGATATTGAAACCAACCCACCGGCAACCAACGACGCCGTTGAAGCATCAGGCAAAACTTTCGTCCGCGAAATCGATAAGTTCCCTAGCGATGCTGTGGTGCAAGAGATCGATAGCAAGGTCGATTGGAAAGATTTGGAAAAGACCCTCATGGACGAAGGTCTATCGAAATTTGCAGAGCCTCAAAAAGCTCTTCTCAAACTGATCGAAAGCATTTAA